Below is a genomic region from Fulvia fulva chromosome 5, complete sequence.
CTCCGGCGTCTGGGACAATGAGCATTGGATCTACTGTAAGGAGTTCTCTTCTACATGCACACTCGAAGCCATGCGCTAACAAGTCCAAGGGGTCGGCCCAACTTCTGGTGCGATTCTCGCATGGGGCTTTTACCGCTTCATCAAGATGCTCGAGTACGAGATGGCCAACCCAGGTCAAGAGGCGTCTAGTAGCGAGGAGGCGGCGGAAGAGGCTGAAGAATTGACACCGCAGAAGCAGGCGATGCGAGAGAAGGAAGAGGTGTGAGAGTATGTGCGGTGGCGATGCTGAAGGAGAGCATAATGATAATGATAAGATACACTGTGGATGGCGCCTGGGCTCGAATGTGCGTGTAGAAGATACGGTCAGCTTGTACTTTGGAGACGGGTTGCTGTTGGTAGGAGTTGGCTGTAGAACTGCGATGAATATGTTGATACTGCCTTTGTCCATCTATCTATGCCGCTGATACAAGACGATTGCGAACTCTTCAGCCTCGCGGCTATCCTGGAGGATCCTAATCGTGCTGACGATCTCGTTGTCCTCGCCGTGATCCTCTCGATCTTGAAGTGAGAGAAAGCTCCTGCCTCAGGCCGCCACATCAGCTCACGCCAAGGCGTCCACTCGTGCCGATGCGACCACTTCGTCCGGTGTTCTCATCCGGACACGCCGACTTCTTCCTTCAATCGAACAACCAACATTGTCACTGCAATGCTCTAGAGCGGCGAGCGCAGCAAATGTGCACCACACTACGTACGCGTGTGGACTTTGCGGGCTCACCGTCCTTCTGGTTCGCAGAGGAAGCTTTGCCTACGTCCGAGGCAAAATTCAAGCTCCAACGCCGCGGTCCGCCACCATCGTGAGCGCTCCAGGCCGATCTTAGGTCTGGAGCCGAGATCCAGAGACCGCTGTGGTTGTGTGGATGTTTCCGTGGTCAATATGCTGCGCTGCACCTTTGGCCGCTCTATCACGTGTCAGCTTCTTGTAGCTGGAGCTCATACCGGTCACTGCATCTCGGTGGCAGTATGGCAAGTGGTAACGAAGGCACGTGGAGTCTACTGTCGGCCTGAACTATGTCTGAGTATGCACTGCACCCGCAGTCTGCCTGGGGCCCCGGGCAGTATCAGCGAAAGACATCAGATCCTGAGCTCGACATACCACGACCGTCATCTCAGATCCCTTGGAAGATCACAATCCCTAGCATGCCACCTGTGGTGTCGGCTCGACTGAAGGCCTGGAGACGAATTCTACTGGACTTGAAAGTCTCAACTACTGGCCAGCTCAATCATGTATCACGGGCAGAACCCGCGAAGCGATTAAGGCAATACAGATGGATCGTGCTGCCGATTTTTCTGACACTCTGCCTTTTGGTAGCTCTCCGAGCGCTATTCGGACACGACCATCATGATGCAAATGCAAGACATTTGGACCAGCTAGTGCGCAAATTTGGCGATGTCGGTGGCGGTGATGTTGCCCAAATGCGATTGGGTTCTGTCCAAGCTGTGAAGGGAGCCATGGGGTCTCTCGCCTCCAAAGACGAAGTAGATCCAGAAGGTGATGATGTTGATGGCCACCATCAAACCGATGGTACGTTCGCAAAACTGCATGCCCGGCAAGATGAGGCTAAGGAAGGTGATGAAGACGACGAGGACGATTTTGATGTCGACACAGCCATGCCGAGGACAGATGAGAACGGCAGAGTTGTGCCCGACTACAGAGAGATCTTCTCACTCACAACGCGAGACCGAAAATACTTCCTCTTCTGGTTCGACGGCGAGGCTGCGTACAATCCAAGCTTGATCCCTCATCCGACTTCGGCAGAGAAATGGCTTGTAGTGGCCCAGCACGAACAGCCCGCCCAGGCTGCTTTTGCTCAGGAAATTGTGTGTACTGCCAGCTTCTTGTTTGGTGTCTTGGTCTGCGATGATGCAACTGTGCTACCAGTACAGCCTTCAATACTCGGGAACTGCCAAGGCGAGCTTGCTTGGGCGAATCTGCGGACAGGACCTCGGGACGGCCGCATGTTCTACGGACCAGGTACGTAGCCATGTGCGAAAGGCTGCATGACCTGTCAAATCGTTGTCCCATCCGCGAGAGTGTAGCTAACGTCATTTTCACCGCAGGAGAGCCTTACTTCCTGTATGGATCGCAGTCATCGATCGCATGCTTCGGGCAATGGCTGCAAGATGCACGCATGATGCTCGAGTCATTCCGTCTGCAACGACCTCGAGTCGGACTGTTCAGGACTGCTGTGGAGCTACACAGGCCTGAACCCTGGCACGAAATCGAGAAGAATTTCTTTCTGTTCTGGGACAGCCGAGGCGCGGCTTACGTCCACCATGATGTCTGGCCTAACCGCGTATTCGCCCAACTGGAGTATCATGGCGGCGTTGGACCCGATCTCGCCCCATTGGCAGCTATCAATGACTCGAGATGTATGGGCTCGTTCATGCCAAACGCAAACAAGCAACTTCAGTCCATCCACCAGGCTACCAACTCGTTGTCCATCACTCTCTGCAAGCGAAAGGACAGGAGATGCGTGCCCACGGACGACAACACCTTCATCATGCACATCTTCCATCACAAGACGTATTACGACTTCCATGCAGTGTACGAGCCGTACATCATGCTCTTCAGACGCAGTGCGCCGTTTGAGATCCACGCTATATCGCAGCGACCATACTGGATTCACGGGCGAAGCGACTTGACAGAGGCGACAAACTCTGTCCATTATCGCAACAAGCCTTCGGATATACCGCCTGGTCACACGGAGGCTATCTACATCACAAGTATGAGTTGGCGGAACCACAAGCAGAAGTATCACGGCTATATTGACGATGTCATCTTCTTAGCGTTTGGCATAGAGGACGCAAGGTCAGGGGCTATTGACATCGAAGCAGGTACTCTGTTACAAGATCTGGCCTACTGCGAGCTTGCGATGCCCGATTAGCTTTCGTAGACTCTATCGGATATTGGACATACGCGAAGGAGTTATGGGGAGATTGTGAGTATAGGAAGGTGTCAGCGGGCTCTGAAGTTGCATGCAACATTATTCTGCCGGTCGATTGCGACAACTACTTCAAGCATTATCAGGCCTCAACTGTCGCTACCTCTGCTGGGCTCTACATTGTGACATGAGATACGCGAGCACTGTGTCATTTATTTTCTTGGGGCATCTTTCTTGCGGACTACCCATGGGTATGCTGCCATGCCTGGCGCTCGCACTCTTCCCGCCCTCCTGCTTCTTTCTGACCACGCGCGACACtcgcctcgtaggcaagTCGATCAACTTCCTCTGGTGGTCTCCATAGCGGTCTTGTCGCAAGTTCGGGCCAACTCTAGCGCCACTTAGACAACCACCAGTACCGTCCGTGAGTGGTTCTGCTAGCTGCATGCAATGGGGGTGCTGATGTGGAACATCGCGCGGTGGTCCTCTTAGACCAAGACAATCTGCAGCCAATCTGCCGTGACAAGGGCTTTGTTGGGTAGTCTGTGGTAGGATTCTCACGCCTTTCTTGGCTGTTCCTTCTCTTTCATGCCTACATTTGTCTACTCAAGCTTTGAATGGCATCTGTGGAACATTCAAGCCGCGACCAGCCTCCGACAGGTGCACATCAGCATACTTGATGCCAATCATCTCCATCTGCTCTTTCTCCGGCAACGAGTCGAAGAAAGCCGTGTTCGCATCCCACAGCTCAACACATTCAACATTCCAGTTGCATCGCTCCACCTCTCCGTAGATGGGATGTTTGTGTCGCGGGTGTTTGGAAGTCCAGTCAGATGCATGGAAGTGATGCTTGACCAATGCTCTACTGCTGGAGTGCACACCAGACTTGGAGTGACCAGTCCCTGCGGCAAAGGCTTCGGAGGGAAGAACCAGGATGCCTCCGACCAAGGTACTTTCACTCATATCGTGGAAAGTGTCCCAGCCGATCTTCTTTCCTGTGATGGCAGAGATCTCGGCGATGATTGCTTCAGTGAACGCAGAAGGTCCAGTACCGCTGAGTACCTCGTCAAAGTCCAGGACAAGGTCGTAGATGCCTCTGTTCTGCTTCACAGCGAGTCTGTTCAGCCAGTTCAGGATATTGTTGATCAATCGCATCATAGCGGGATGGCCTGGCTTGCAGAGGAATGTCCACTGAACGAAAGATTGTGCCTTTGAACCCAAAATTGGATGGTCCTTGAATTGAGGCTCATCCGTCTCGATACCCACGATTATGTTGACATCCTTCTCGGCGAATCGACTCGGAAT
It encodes:
- a CDS encoding Initiation-specific alpha-1,6-mannosyltransferase: MEKNFNRMALNNGRSPLSRMLQGRNGTLAIFLVGCTIFFGYQAIIGWTKKPTFKHVDMIPRKIWQSWKVDSLSFEGRDAERARAWTTKNPLWRYEVLTDGNAISYVEHHFGPNGFDRPDIISTYKALDGNRIIQADLLRYIIMYAEGGVWADIDAEAILSIDYFIPSRFAEKDVNIIVGIETDEPQFKDHPILGSKAQSFVQWTFLCKPGHPAMMRLINNILNWLNRLAVKQNRGIYDLVLDFDEVLSGTGPSAFTEAIIAEISAITGKKIGWDTFHDMSESTLVGGILVLPSEAFAAGTGHSKSGVHSSSRALVKHHFHASDWTSKHPRHKHPIYGEVERCNWNVECVELWDANTAFFDSLPEKEQMEMIGIKYADVHLSEAGRGLNVPQMPFKA